A genomic window from Flavobacterium phycosphaerae includes:
- a CDS encoding acyl-CoA dehydrogenase family protein: MSDITRGGQFLVKETKCEDIFTPEDFSEEQIMMRDSVKEFVDKEIWPNKNRFESKDYAFTEECMKKAGEMGFLSVAVPEAYGGMGMGFVDTCLVCDYISGATGSFSTAFGAHTGIGTMPITLYGTEEQKQKYVPKLASGEWFGAYCLTEPGAGSDANSGKTKAVLSEDGKYYKITGGKMWISNAGFCSLFIVFARIEDDKNITGFIVENDPSNGITMNEEEHKLGIRASSTRQVFFADTKVPVENMLAGRGEGFKIAMNALNVGRIKLAAACLDAQRRVTTNAVHYANERIQFNTPIANFGAIRYKLAEMATSAYAGESATYRAAKDIETRIKLREAEGATHQEAELKGVEEFAIECSILKVAVSEDVQDCADEGIQIYGGMGFSEDTPMESAWRDARIARIYEGTNEINRMLSVGMLIKKAMKGHVDLLGPAMKVQEELMGIPSFDTPDYSELFSEEKEMIAKLKKAFLMVAGAAVQKFGMDLDAHQQLLMAAADMLIEIYIAESTLLRTEKLAKKEGQDKVQEQIAMAKLYLYKAVDVVTLKGKESIISFAEGDEQRMMLMGLRRFTKYTNMPNIVGLRETITTKLVAKNSYCF, encoded by the coding sequence ATGAGCGATATCACCAGAGGAGGACAATTCCTCGTAAAAGAAACTAAGTGCGAAGACATCTTCACTCCGGAAGATTTCTCAGAAGAACAAATCATGATGCGCGATTCGGTTAAAGAATTCGTAGACAAAGAAATATGGCCTAATAAAAATCGCTTCGAAAGCAAAGACTATGCATTCACTGAAGAGTGTATGAAGAAAGCCGGAGAAATGGGCTTCCTTAGTGTAGCCGTTCCCGAAGCTTATGGCGGTATGGGAATGGGATTCGTTGACACTTGCTTGGTCTGCGATTATATTTCGGGCGCAACCGGCTCGTTTTCTACTGCTTTTGGGGCGCATACCGGAATCGGAACTATGCCTATTACACTTTACGGAACCGAAGAGCAAAAACAAAAATACGTACCCAAATTAGCTTCCGGCGAATGGTTTGGGGCTTATTGTTTGACCGAACCGGGCGCTGGCTCTGATGCCAACTCGGGAAAAACTAAGGCTGTTTTATCAGAAGACGGAAAATATTATAAAATCACCGGAGGTAAAATGTGGATATCCAATGCCGGGTTTTGCTCGCTTTTTATAGTATTTGCCCGAATAGAAGATGATAAAAATATTACCGGATTCATTGTAGAAAATGATCCGAGTAATGGTATCACCATGAATGAAGAAGAACACAAATTAGGGATTCGTGCCTCGTCTACCCGTCAGGTTTTCTTTGCCGACACTAAAGTTCCGGTTGAAAACATGTTAGCGGGACGTGGTGAAGGATTCAAAATTGCTATGAATGCCTTGAATGTGGGACGAATCAAATTAGCCGCGGCTTGTTTGGATGCCCAACGTCGAGTGACCACCAATGCAGTTCATTATGCCAATGAAAGAATACAATTCAATACACCGATTGCTAATTTTGGTGCTATCCGTTATAAATTAGCTGAAATGGCTACTTCTGCGTATGCCGGAGAAAGTGCAACATACAGAGCCGCCAAAGACATTGAAACCCGTATAAAATTACGCGAAGCAGAAGGAGCTACGCATCAGGAAGCAGAATTAAAAGGCGTGGAAGAATTTGCCATAGAATGTTCTATTCTAAAAGTAGCCGTTTCCGAAGACGTTCAAGACTGTGCCGATGAAGGCATTCAAATTTATGGCGGAATGGGATTTTCGGAAGATACTCCTATGGAAAGCGCTTGGCGTGACGCCCGAATTGCTAGAATTTACGAAGGAACAAACGAAATCAATAGAATGTTATCGGTAGGAATGCTGATTAAAAAAGCCATGAAAGGGCATGTTGATTTGTTAGGTCCGGCCATGAAAGTTCAGGAAGAACTGATGGGAATTCCATCTTTTGACACTCCTGATTATTCAGAATTATTTTCAGAAGAAAAAGAAATGATCGCTAAATTGAAAAAAGCGTTCCTTATGGTAGCCGGTGCTGCTGTTCAAAAATTCGGAATGGATTTAGATGCACACCAACAGCTATTAATGGCTGCTGCCGATATGCTGATAGAAATTTACATTGCGGAAAGTACCCTTTTAAGAACTGAAAAATTAGCCAAAAAAGAAGGGCAAGACAAAGTACAAGAACAAATTGCCATGGCTAAACTATACTTATACAAAGCGGTAGATGTAGTGACATTAAAAGGAAAGGAAAGTATTATCTCTTTTGCCGAAGGCGACGAACAACGCATGATGTTAATGGGATTGCGTCGTTTTACCAAATATACTAATATGCCTAATATAGTAGGTTTAAGAGAAACGATTACCACTAAACTGGTAGCGAAAAATAGTTATTGCTTCTAA
- a CDS encoding acetyl-CoA C-acyltransferase, producing MKTAYIVKAYRTAVGKAPKGVYRFKRPDELAAETIQFMMNELPDFDKTRIDDVMVGNAMPEAEQGLNVARLISLMGLKVTDVPGVTVNRYCASGLETIAMATAKIQSGMADCIIAGGAESMSFIPMGGYKPTPDYGVAAEGHEDYYWGMGLTAEAVAKQFNVSREDQDEFAFNSHKKALQAQADGKFDKQIVPITIEQTFINENGKKETKSYVVSKDEGPRAGTSTEALAGLKPVFAAGGSVTAGNSSQMSDGAAFVLVMSEAMVKELNLTPIARMVSYAAAGVEPRIMGIGPVKAIPKALAQAGLKLNGINLIELNEAFASQALAVTRELGINPDIINVNGGAIALGHPLGCTGAKLSVQLFDEMKRRGDKYGIVSMCVGTGQGAAGVYELI from the coding sequence ATGAAAACAGCCTATATAGTAAAAGCATACCGAACTGCCGTGGGCAAAGCGCCCAAAGGAGTTTATCGTTTCAAAAGACCCGATGAGCTGGCCGCCGAAACCATACAGTTTATGATGAATGAACTGCCTGATTTTGATAAAACCCGCATCGATGACGTGATGGTAGGCAATGCCATGCCTGAAGCCGAACAAGGATTAAATGTGGCCCGTTTAATCTCGTTAATGGGATTAAAAGTGACCGATGTTCCCGGGGTAACGGTGAATCGTTATTGCGCTTCCGGATTGGAAACCATCGCTATGGCCACAGCTAAAATTCAAAGTGGTATGGCCGATTGTATCATTGCCGGTGGAGCCGAAAGCATGTCATTCATTCCGATGGGTGGCTATAAACCAACACCTGATTATGGTGTGGCGGCAGAAGGTCACGAAGATTATTATTGGGGCATGGGATTAACCGCAGAAGCTGTGGCCAAACAATTTAATGTATCCCGTGAAGACCAAGATGAATTTGCCTTCAATTCGCATAAAAAAGCATTACAAGCGCAAGCCGACGGAAAGTTTGACAAACAAATCGTTCCGATTACTATTGAACAAACTTTTATTAATGAAAACGGGAAAAAAGAAACCAAATCATATGTTGTTTCCAAAGACGAAGGGCCGAGAGCCGGAACTTCTACAGAAGCTTTGGCAGGATTAAAACCTGTCTTTGCGGCCGGAGGAAGTGTGACTGCCGGAAATTCATCCCAAATGAGTGACGGTGCCGCTTTTGTTTTAGTGATGAGCGAGGCCATGGTAAAAGAATTAAATCTCACCCCTATCGCCCGAATGGTGAGCTATGCCGCTGCCGGGGTTGAACCTAGAATCATGGGTATAGGTCCTGTGAAAGCCATTCCGAAAGCCTTAGCACAAGCCGGTTTAAAATTAAATGGCATCAACCTTATCGAATTAAACGAAGCTTTTGCTTCACAAGCTTTAGCAGTAACACGTGAATTAGGAATCAATCCTGACATTATTAATGTTAATGGCGGTGCGATTGCTTTAGGACATCCACTAGGTTGCACCGGAGCTAAATTATCGGTCCAATTATTTGACGAAATGAAAAGACGCGGCGACAAATACGGCATAGTATCCATGTGCGTCGGAACCGGACAAGGAGCGGCAGGAGTATACGAATTAATATAA
- a CDS encoding 3-hydroxyacyl-CoA dehydrogenase/enoyl-CoA hydratase family protein encodes MKRIIKKVAVVGSGIMGSGIACHFANIGAEVLLLDIVPNALTEAEEKKGLTLESKIVRNRIVNDHLANALKSNPSPIYSQKFASRITTGNTTDDMAKIANYDWIIEVVVERLDIKKLVFEQIDQYRKPGSLVTSNTSGIPIKFMSEGRSDDFQKHFCGTHFFNPARYLKLFEIIPGPQTAAEVLDFLFDYGSKYLGKTSVVAKDTPAFIGNRIGIFGIQSLFHLVKEMDLTIEEVDKLTGPVIGRPKSATFRTVDVVGLDTLVHVANGLYEGCPNDEAHNLFKLPDFITKMLENKWLGSKTGQGFYKKVDKDILSLDLNTLEYRPAKKASFATLELTKTIDKPIDRFKILVKGKDKAGDFYRKNFSAMFAYCSNRVPEITDDFYKIDDAMKAGFGWENGPFEIWDAIGVAKGIELMQAEGYQPAAWVNEMFASGSTSFYTVKEGATYYYNIQTKSQTKVPGQDSFIILNNIRESKKVWSNSGTVLHDLGDGILNLEFQSKMNTIGGDVLAGINKAIDLAEREYNGLVIGNQGANFSVGANIGMIFMMAVEQEYDELNMAIKMFQDTMMRVRYSAIPVIVAPHGMTLGGGCEMTLHADRVVAAAESYIGLVEFGVGVIPGGGGSKEMALRASDLFHKNDVELNVLQEYFLAVAMAKVSTSAYEAFDTGVLQKGKDIVVVNKDRQIAVAKQVALQMAEQGYTQPIRRTDVKVLGKQALGMFLVGTDQMVAGQYISEHDQKIANKLAYVMAGGDLSEPTLVSEQYLLDIEREAFLSLCTERKTLERIQFMLTKGKPLRN; translated from the coding sequence ATGAAACGAATAATCAAAAAAGTGGCTGTCGTAGGTTCAGGAATCATGGGTTCAGGGATTGCGTGTCATTTTGCTAACATTGGGGCAGAAGTTTTGCTTTTAGACATTGTGCCCAATGCACTGACGGAAGCCGAAGAAAAAAAAGGGCTCACTCTCGAAAGTAAAATCGTTCGCAACCGCATCGTTAATGACCACCTTGCCAATGCGCTGAAATCAAACCCCTCTCCTATTTACAGTCAAAAATTTGCCAGCAGAATTACCACAGGAAATACTACGGATGACATGGCCAAAATAGCCAATTACGATTGGATTATTGAAGTCGTAGTAGAACGTTTAGATATTAAAAAATTAGTCTTTGAACAAATAGATCAATACCGTAAACCCGGTTCATTGGTTACTTCTAATACTTCGGGTATTCCAATAAAATTTATGAGCGAAGGAAGAAGCGATGATTTCCAAAAACATTTTTGTGGGACTCATTTCTTCAATCCTGCCCGTTACCTAAAGTTGTTTGAAATCATTCCTGGTCCCCAAACAGCGGCCGAAGTATTAGATTTTTTATTTGATTATGGTTCAAAATATTTAGGTAAAACCTCAGTCGTTGCTAAAGACACGCCGGCGTTCATCGGCAACCGTATTGGTATTTTCGGCATTCAAAGTTTATTCCATTTGGTAAAAGAAATGGACTTAACCATTGAAGAAGTAGATAAACTTACCGGTCCGGTAATAGGTCGCCCAAAATCGGCTACATTCAGAACGGTAGATGTCGTTGGTTTAGACACTTTGGTACACGTTGCCAATGGTTTGTATGAAGGTTGCCCAAATGATGAGGCGCATAACTTATTCAAGTTACCGGATTTCATAACCAAAATGCTCGAAAATAAATGGCTCGGCAGCAAAACCGGTCAGGGCTTCTATAAAAAAGTAGATAAAGATATTTTGTCTTTAGACTTAAATACGTTGGAATACCGTCCGGCTAAGAAAGCGTCTTTCGCTACACTAGAGTTAACCAAAACCATCGACAAACCTATTGATCGTTTCAAAATTTTAGTCAAAGGAAAAGACAAAGCCGGTGATTTTTACAGAAAGAATTTCTCAGCCATGTTTGCCTATTGCTCTAATCGTGTTCCTGAAATCACTGACGACTTCTACAAAATTGATGACGCCATGAAAGCCGGCTTCGGTTGGGAAAATGGTCCGTTCGAAATTTGGGACGCTATCGGCGTGGCCAAAGGAATCGAATTAATGCAGGCCGAAGGATATCAACCGGCAGCTTGGGTAAACGAAATGTTCGCTTCGGGAAGTACCAGTTTCTATACTGTGAAAGAAGGAGCTACTTACTATTATAACATTCAAACCAAATCACAAACCAAAGTTCCGGGACAAGACAGTTTTATCATTCTGAATAATATTCGCGAAAGCAAAAAAGTTTGGAGCAACAGCGGAACGGTACTCCACGACTTAGGTGATGGCATTTTAAACTTAGAATTCCAATCCAAAATGAATACCATTGGTGGTGATGTTTTGGCCGGAATCAACAAAGCCATCGACTTAGCCGAAAGAGAATACAACGGTTTAGTTATTGGAAATCAAGGGGCTAATTTTTCAGTCGGTGCCAATATTGGTATGATTTTCATGATGGCGGTCGAACAAGAATATGACGAATTAAACATGGCTATCAAAATGTTCCAGGATACTATGATGCGGGTACGCTATTCGGCTATTCCGGTCATTGTTGCTCCTCATGGAATGACATTAGGTGGTGGTTGTGAAATGACGCTTCACGCCGATCGAGTTGTAGCCGCTGCTGAGAGTTATATTGGCTTAGTAGAATTTGGTGTAGGTGTAATTCCGGGTGGTGGTGGTTCCAAAGAAATGGCTCTCCGCGCTTCCGATTTATTCCATAAAAATGACGTTGAATTAAATGTATTGCAAGAATATTTTCTGGCTGTAGCCATGGCAAAAGTTTCTACTTCTGCTTATGAAGCTTTTGATACCGGAGTATTGCAAAAAGGGAAAGATATAGTTGTGGTTAACAAAGACCGACAAATTGCAGTAGCCAAACAAGTCGCGCTACAAATGGCCGAACAAGGCTACACCCAACCTATTCGCAGAACTGATGTTAAAGTACTGGGTAAGCAAGCTTTGGGTATGTTCTTAGTGGGTACTGACCAAATGGTGGCCGGTCAATACATTTCGGAACACGATCAAAAAATTGCCAACAAACTGGCCTATGTAATGGCGGGTGGCGATTTATCCGAACCTACATTGGTAAGTGAACAGTATTTATTGGACATCGAAAGAGAAGCCTTTTTATCACTTTGTACCGAAAGAAAAACATTGGAGCGCATCCAATTTATGTTAACCAAAGGGAAACCTTTAAGAAACTAA
- a CDS encoding MarR family winged helix-turn-helix transcriptional regulator, giving the protein MKDKTIDYILRATWQAVARMYNEEASKFEGSMAIGFSLLSIDKEDGTPSTAISNRMGMEPTSLTRTLKTLEEKGLILRKKNPDDGRGVLIYLTDLGKEKRELSKTTVIKFNEIIKQNVPDEKLQHFIEVAEIINELISEKKIF; this is encoded by the coding sequence ATGAAAGATAAAACAATTGATTATATACTCCGTGCTACCTGGCAAGCCGTTGCCCGAATGTACAACGAAGAAGCTTCTAAATTTGAAGGTTCGATGGCCATCGGTTTTTCTTTGCTCAGTATCGACAAAGAAGACGGCACCCCATCCACGGCTATTAGCAATCGCATGGGAATGGAACCAACCAGCTTAACCCGAACCTTAAAAACTTTAGAAGAAAAAGGGTTAATCCTAAGAAAGAAAAACCCTGATGACGGTCGCGGTGTTTTAATTTACTTAACCGATTTAGGCAAGGAAAAAAGAGAACTCTCTAAAACAACAGTAATCAAATTTAATGAAATCATCAAACAAAATGTTCCTGATGAAAAACTCCAACACTTCATCGAAGTAGCCGAAATCATCAACGAATTAATTTCGGAGAAAAAGATATTTTAA
- a CDS encoding lmo0937 family membrane protein, protein MNNLLYTIAVILIILWAIGYFAYSAGQLIHILLIIAIIAIILRLIQGKKL, encoded by the coding sequence ATGAACAACTTACTTTATACTATTGCCGTAATACTAATTATTTTATGGGCCATTGGCTATTTTGCCTACAGCGCAGGTCAACTTATCCACATTTTATTGATAATAGCCATTATAGCTATCATACTCCGATTGATTCAAGGAAAGAAACTATAA
- a CDS encoding low affinity iron permease family protein — MKRAYLHIERNFEKLSSIATKVLGNSITFLLALFLVLFWWTTGLFKTNDWHENIGDFIFGTTFLSLFIIQKSFNRYSALVHLKMNELISSHETANNAVIDDSEKTEHEIRKLSKEYIESEPINGSVENHDIDLSERKV; from the coding sequence ATGAAAAGAGCATACCTCCATATTGAGCGAAATTTTGAAAAACTGTCTTCCATAGCCACTAAAGTTTTAGGAAATTCAATTACGTTCCTCTTAGCATTGTTCTTGGTTCTTTTTTGGTGGACAACCGGTTTATTTAAAACAAACGATTGGCATGAAAATATTGGCGACTTTATTTTTGGTACTACCTTCCTGAGTTTATTTATCATCCAAAAATCATTCAATCGATATTCAGCCCTTGTACATTTAAAAATGAACGAATTAATTTCCTCCCACGAAACGGCCAACAATGCTGTTATAGACGACTCAGAAAAGACAGAACACGAAATAAGAAAGCTTTCTAAAGAATATATTGAATCTGAGCCAATTAATGGTAGTGTTGAAAATCATGATATTGATTTAAGCGAAAGGAAAGTGTGA
- a CDS encoding DUF4382 domain-containing protein — protein MKKIVLMLAAFSAFAITFYSCSSDDSSSSGNYTYKVRMTDAPGPYSEVNVDIQSVQVIGTNGQAVTLNTNAGIYNLLDFTNGVDTLIASSTLSSAEVSQIRLILGSNNTVVLDGVSYPLSTPSAEQSGLKLLVNQTLEADVDNSILIDFDANTSVIQTGNGTYKLKPVLRTVVTAITGNIEGNITPVGTLAMVSATSTANIEYTSNVDANGDFKITGLPPGTYTVTITPLLPLLPVVQTNVVVQAGVSTDIGLVTF, from the coding sequence ATGAAAAAGATAGTCTTAATGCTCGCAGCCTTTTCGGCATTCGCAATTACATTCTATTCTTGTAGTAGCGATGACAGCTCCTCTTCAGGAAATTACACCTATAAAGTTCGTATGACTGATGCTCCGGGACCTTACAGTGAAGTAAATGTAGATATACAAAGTGTTCAAGTTATTGGCACTAACGGGCAAGCCGTAACGCTCAATACGAATGCCGGAATTTATAATTTATTAGATTTCACAAACGGTGTCGATACCCTAATTGCTTCCAGTACATTAAGCAGTGCCGAAGTAAGTCAGATAAGATTGATTTTAGGTTCCAACAACACGGTAGTTCTTGACGGGGTTAGTTATCCGCTTAGCACTCCCAGTGCTGAACAATCAGGGCTGAAATTATTGGTAAACCAAACCTTAGAAGCTGATGTTGACAACAGTATACTTATTGATTTTGATGCTAACACCTCTGTGATACAAACCGGAAACGGTACCTATAAACTAAAACCGGTATTGAGAACTGTGGTTACAGCAATCACCGGAAACATTGAAGGAAATATTACCCCGGTCGGTACTTTAGCCATGGTGAGCGCTACGTCAACTGCTAATATTGAGTATACCTCGAATGTAGATGCTAACGGTGATTTCAAAATTACCGGTTTACCTCCCGGAACTTATACTGTTACCATAACACCGCTATTACCTTTACTACCGGTAGTACAAACCAATGTTGTAGTACAAGCCGGGGTTAGCACCGATATTGGTTTAGTCACTTTTTAG
- a CDS encoding proline iminopeptidase-family hydrolase: MRIKLVISSMLVFILFSSCKENKQEDSIKANYLDYSKRDDQATGGIKMIPITTPIGKFNVWTKRVGNNPKIKVLLLHGGPGGTHEFFESFDGFFPNESIEYIYYDQLGSYYSDQPDDKRLWTNERFVEEVEQVRKALHLDNTNFYLMGQSWGGILAMEYALKYQKNLKGLVIANMMASAPAYNKYAEEVLGPMLPKAVFDQIKTFEMNKEYTNPKYTELLFKYYYSEHILRKPVDQWPESITRAFKHLNPNVYVYMQGPSEFGITGDATLKNWDITSRLKTLTIPTLVIGAKYDTMDPKHMEWISNEVQNGNFLYCPNGSHCSQYDDQEHYFPGVIRFLKEVDAGTFKGTKSHLLR, encoded by the coding sequence ATGAGAATAAAACTAGTAATCAGCAGCATGTTAGTATTCATTTTATTTTCGAGCTGCAAAGAAAACAAGCAAGAGGACTCCATCAAAGCCAATTATCTTGATTATTCCAAAAGGGACGACCAAGCCACCGGAGGCATTAAGATGATTCCCATTACCACACCCATCGGTAAATTCAATGTTTGGACAAAACGGGTGGGCAACAATCCCAAAATAAAAGTGCTTTTACTACATGGCGGTCCGGGCGGTACCCATGAATTTTTTGAAAGCTTTGACGGTTTTTTTCCTAACGAAAGCATCGAATACATTTATTATGACCAGCTTGGTTCCTATTACAGCGACCAGCCTGATGACAAACGGCTTTGGACCAACGAACGTTTTGTGGAAGAAGTGGAGCAGGTTCGTAAAGCTTTGCATTTGGATAACACCAATTTTTATTTGATGGGGCAATCCTGGGGAGGGATTTTGGCGATGGAATATGCTTTGAAATACCAAAAAAACTTAAAAGGCTTAGTCATTGCTAACATGATGGCAAGTGCACCGGCCTATAACAAATATGCTGAGGAAGTATTAGGACCAATGTTGCCCAAAGCCGTATTTGACCAAATCAAAACCTTTGAAATGAATAAAGAGTATACCAATCCAAAGTATACCGAACTGCTGTTTAAGTATTACTATTCCGAACACATTTTAAGAAAACCGGTTGACCAATGGCCGGAATCCATCACTCGAGCTTTCAAGCATTTGAATCCGAATGTATACGTATACATGCAAGGCCCAAGTGAGTTTGGTATTACAGGAGATGCCACTTTAAAAAATTGGGATATTACTTCAAGATTAAAAACACTAACCATTCCCACCTTAGTCATTGGTGCCAAGTATGATACCATGGATCCAAAACACATGGAGTGGATTTCGAATGAAGTACAAAACGGTAACTTTTTATATTGTCCTAACGGCAGCCATTGCTCTCAATACGATGATCAGGAACATTATTTCCCAGGAGTGATTCGTTTCTTAAAAGAGGTTGATGCCGGAACATTTAAAGGCACAAAAAGTCACTTATTGCGATAA
- a CDS encoding AMP-dependent synthetase/ligase — MAPITRLFDFPYHQLSKNNLEGCLVTKHDGVWVKTSTQEYINKANTISRALVRLGVQKNDKIAVISSNNRTEWHIMDIGILQVGAQNVPIYPTISEDDYEYILNHSEVKYCIVSDEEVLQKVNRIKAKVPYLKEVYCFNAIENCTNWNTLLELGKDESNQAEVEGRKQAVQGSDLATIIYTSGTTGRPKGVMLSHNNIVSNVLDSANRIPFDEGKSIALSFLPICHIYERMVTYIYQFYSCSVYFGESIEKIGDNVKEVRPTVMTGVPRLTEKVYEKIIAKGSELTGLKKKLFFWAVQVGERYEPYGVNGWWYELQLKIARKLIFSKWKEGLGGRLDLIVNGSAAMQPRLLRIFAAAEIYIMEGYGLSETSPVIAVNDMRNHGFKIGTVGRIIDNVEVKIAADGEILCKGPNVMMGYYKDEKLTNEAIVDGYFHTGDIGEIDSEGFLKITDRKKEMFKTSGGKYIAPQLLENAMKQSRFVEQIMVIGDGEKMPAAFIQPNFAFVKEWAALHKMNVGQTNAEISANPKVKERIEQEVNEINKKFGHWEQIKRIELTPDVWSVDGGHLTPTMKLKRKAVMELYKDLYQKIYN; from the coding sequence ATGGCTCCAATTACCCGTCTTTTTGACTTTCCTTACCACCAACTTTCCAAAAACAATCTCGAAGGTTGTTTGGTCACAAAACACGATGGCGTTTGGGTCAAAACTTCTACTCAGGAGTACATTAACAAAGCCAACACTATTTCGAGAGCTTTAGTGCGATTGGGCGTTCAAAAGAATGACAAGATTGCCGTCATTTCTTCCAATAACCGAACCGAATGGCATATCATGGATATTGGAATTTTACAAGTTGGCGCGCAAAACGTACCGATTTATCCAACGATATCCGAAGACGATTACGAATACATCCTCAACCACAGTGAAGTCAAATATTGCATCGTTTCTGATGAAGAGGTATTGCAAAAAGTAAACCGCATCAAGGCTAAAGTTCCTTATCTTAAAGAAGTTTACTGCTTTAATGCCATAGAAAACTGCACCAATTGGAACACTTTGCTCGAATTGGGAAAAGACGAAAGCAATCAAGCTGAAGTAGAAGGAAGAAAACAAGCAGTTCAAGGTTCCGATTTAGCCACTATCATTTATACATCGGGTACTACCGGAAGACCAAAGGGTGTAATGTTGTCACACAACAATATCGTTTCGAATGTGCTGGACAGTGCCAATCGCATTCCGTTTGATGAAGGCAAAAGTATCGCGTTGAGTTTCTTACCGATTTGTCATATATATGAGCGCATGGTAACTTACATTTATCAATTCTATAGTTGCTCTGTTTATTTTGGGGAATCAATAGAAAAGATTGGCGACAACGTTAAGGAAGTAAGACCAACCGTAATGACCGGAGTACCGCGATTAACGGAAAAAGTATATGAAAAAATTATTGCCAAAGGCTCAGAGCTTACCGGACTAAAAAAGAAACTATTCTTTTGGGCGGTTCAGGTTGGAGAGCGTTACGAACCTTATGGTGTCAACGGCTGGTGGTATGAACTGCAGTTAAAAATAGCTCGTAAATTGATTTTCAGTAAATGGAAAGAAGGCTTAGGCGGACGATTGGATTTGATTGTTAACGGAAGTGCCGCCATGCAACCTCGATTGCTGCGAATTTTTGCTGCGGCCGAAATTTATATCATGGAAGGCTACGGCTTATCCGAAACCTCACCGGTGATTGCTGTAAATGATATGCGAAATCATGGTTTTAAGATTGGAACCGTCGGGCGTATCATTGACAATGTGGAAGTAAAAATTGCTGCCGATGGCGAAATTCTGTGCAAAGGTCCTAATGTGATGATGGGCTATTATAAAGATGAAAAACTAACCAATGAAGCTATCGTTGACGGTTATTTTCATACCGGTGATATTGGTGAAATTGACAGCGAAGGATTCTTAAAAATTACCGACCGTAAAAAAGAGATGTTCAAAACCTCGGGAGGTAAGTACATTGCTCCTCAACTACTTGAAAATGCCATGAAGCAATCCCGTTTTGTTGAGCAAATCATGGTCATAGGTGATGGCGAAAAAATGCCGGCTGCTTTTATCCAACCCAATTTTGCCTTTGTAAAAGAATGGGCTGCTTTACATAAAATGAATGTTGGTCAAACGAATGCCGAAATCAGTGCCAACCCAAAAGTTAAGGAACGTATTGAGCAGGAAGTAAATGAAATCAACAAAAAATTCGGGCATTGGGAACAAATCAAACGCATCGAACTCACCCCAGATGTTTGGTCAGTTGATGGCGGCCACCTCACGCCTACTATGAAACTGAAACGAAAAGCCGTAATGGAACTCTATAAAGATTTGTATCAAAAAATATACAACTAA